TACAAGTATGCTTCTTTTAGGTCTCGGTTAACCTTTGGTTAGAGTTGGGCCCTTGCCATGTCAATTCGACTTTTGATGACTACATCAACCCTCACTCGTGGAACGAGGTCTCCAATTTACTATTCCTGTCCCAGCCATTGGGAGTCGGTATGGATTGCCGCACCCTCCCCTACTGCGGTCTTCCCATATTGACGAGGTGCTTCCCGTAGGCTTTTCATATAGTGATACGGTTGATGGGTCCATTAACCCTGTAACTGGGGTCGTCGAAAATTCGAGCTTTGCAGGAGTTCAGGGCCGGTACCCAACCATTGATGCCACTCTGATCGGTAACGGTTTCTTCCGGTCCACATGCTTCTATTTACTGATACGATAGCAGATACTACCAATCTTGCCGCAGAGGCCGCTTGGGAGATCCTGCAAGGATTCCTTAGTGGACTACCTAGCTTGGACTCTAGGGTGCAGTCTAAGGACTTCAGTCTATGGACGGAGAGCTATGGAGGGTAGGTGGTTCCCTCCTGCGAATCCTTAAACGGCCGTGATGGTTGCGCTGATAGGTTTCCTTTCGTTCGAAAAGGCACTATGGTCCTGCAGTGAGTTCTACCTGGACGATGTGTCAAAGAAGGCAAGACTAACGAACGTAGTTCTTCAATCATTTTTACGAGCAGAATGAGAGAATTGCCAACGGTAGTGTTAATGGTGTTCAGCTTAATTTCAACTCTCTGGGAATTATTAACGGCATCATCGACGAGGCGATCCAGGTATACCGTCGAAACAGCCCATAGAACATCCTCCGAACAAAGCTGCTAACGTATGCCCATAGGCCCCTTACTACCCTGAATTCGCTGTGAACAATACCTACGGTATCAAGGCTGTAAGTTCCCCCTTATGCGCATGAGATTATATCTCCTGATACTCATCACCATGAAAAGGTCAACGAGACCGTCTACAACTACATGAAGTTTGCCAACCAAATGCCAAATGGTTGCCAGGATTTGATTTCCACCTGCAAACAGACAAACCGCACCGCATTAGCTGACTACGCCCTCTGCGCCGAAGCCACCAACATGTGCAGGGACAATGTTGGTacgttcttttccctccttggAACACAAGGTATATGATTCAAAATAGTGCGGACAATAACACGAAAAATAGAGGGGCCATACTACGCCTTTGCTGGTCGTGGTGTGTATGATATTCGGCATCCATATGATGTAAGTAGAGCTTTTACTTCTATTTACACACCGCATGCAAATGCATGGTTCATTGTTGATCGAATAAGATCCCCCTAATATGGTATTAGGACCCGACTCCGCCAAGTTATTACAACAAATTTCTGGCAAAGGACTCTGTCATGGACGCTATCGgcgtcaacatcaactacACCCAGTCCAATAATGACGTCTACTACGCTTTCCAGCAAACAGGCGACTTTGTCTGGCCCAACTTCATCGAAGACCTCGAGGAGATCCTTGCTCTCCCCGTGCGTGTCTCCCTCATCTATGGCGACGCCGATTACATCTGCAACTGGTTCGGCGGTCAGGCCGTTTCCCTCGCTGCGAACTACTCCCAAGCCGCCCAGTTCCGAAGCGCAGGGTACACGCCCCTGAAAGTCAACGGCGTCGAGTATGGGGAAACTCGCGAGTATGGTAATTTCTCCTTCACTCGCGTCTATGAGGCAGGCCATGAAGTCCCATACTACCAGCCCATCGCCTCCCTGCAATTGTTTAACCGGACTATCTTCGGTTGGGATATCGCAGAGggccagaagaagatctggccCAGCTACAAGACGAATGGAACGGCTACAGCTACGCATACACAGTCGTCCGTGCCGCTGCCTACGGCTACCAGCATGTCCAGTGTTGGTATGGCATAGCCCACATGACGAGACGGTTGAAACAATATGACGTCACGATGCATGATGCATAAATGTAAGAATGTAATATTCACGTCAATGcacatgtatatatacatacgcATAGACCGGAGTTTGTGTGGAAAGACATAGTAGCCACCCATCATTCTTTTGTCACTTCGAGACGTGCCATGAGAACCTGTGGTATGGGCGCGTATATCTGTTGCGGATTATCTTTGTTGGCCGGAACAATAACAGTCCATCTCGGCTTTCTCAGTTTACGTCAGACATTCTTATATTAAACCATTTATGACAACTGGGTGTGATTAAATACATATTTGAACATTAATTCAATGGTACATCGCAAACTGTAAACCTGAATGTACCTCGGGGTAAAATAGAGAAGTTTCCACTAAGGCTACCCAACGTGTCATCACGGATATCAACTGTTGACCTTAGTGTAAAAGCAAAATGCATTCGAATAAGCAGCAAGCGATGGACACAAGGCAAAATTAAGCGACAGACTCCCgtttctcctccttttttccaGATGTCTGTTCTTCCATAGGGATGTTACCCATGACGTCATGAGCTGTTTCGTCGGAGAATTTGAGatcttcttcgatatctaCATGATCCTTAATCTTGAAAAAGATGATTGGGGATGCAACCAGAAGACTTCCGAGGAGAAGACCCCAACAAGAGGCAAGCTCGGTCATGAACGGTGCCTTATCAAGGTCCAGGCTGTGGAAGGGAGTCGTTAGTATAGGTTTGAGGCATTCACTTGGGAAGACACAATTGTATGATGACTTACGCCCACATTCCCGCTGCGCCAGCGGACTGAATTCCCTTATAGAAACCAGCGAAGTTTGCCAGCTTGCGGGCGTTGTTGGTTAGTGATCCCATAAACCTGTAATACAAAGATTAGTCGTCAATTTCCCCCTCCCAAAATTTAAACGGGGCAGGTGGTGTGTAGGCGACgaggcaaagaaaaggcggTGAACTAACCAATAAGCGCAGGTTTGGAAGGCAGCATCGTAGAAGCCATAGAACATATAAAGGAACATAGGACCAACATAGCCACTATCCGACCAGTCCGTATCAAGCGGGGCGTCGGCACGAGTATACTGCCTCTGGAAGGCATAACCACCACCCCACACGCCCAAtgtgagaaggaaaagtagGACGAAGTTGATCTTTGCGCGCATTGACCGAGAAAAGAACTTCATGTCCAAAGTAaagccgaagacgaaggCGCCGACCATTTGCATGAGCCAATAGAGGCAGCTGTTGAGAGACCTAGTCCGAACATTGAAATAGGCACCATTGACGCTATTGAAATGGTAACCGTAGAACCAATTGCTCGACAAAAACAGAGGGAACATTAGGACAATGTAGTAGTCACTGCGCAGGGTGTCAAGAAGACCTTTGAATTCTGATTTCCAAGAGGGATTCTTCATGACAATGACACGTGAACGGTCCGAGCGCATAATGTACTTTGAATCCGATAAACCCCATGCGAGAACGAAACCGACTGCCATAAGGACCATGAAAGCAATGTATGTGCCATCATTGACCCGACCAGCGGTAGAATGCAGATTCTGGCCCAGAGGTACCTATGCGCACGAACGGCATCATTAGTGTCTGTTCTCCTACCAAATATGAGAGCAGGATACGGGAACAAAGGAACCTACTAGGCTGCCAATCACGCCACCGAGGTTAAAGATCACCCAAAAGATGCAGATGTATTTGCCCTTTTCGTGTTCACGCGGGTAGCTCATCATGACGGCTCCCTGAGCACACCACAACAACCCAGCACAGACACCGAGCAGCGCGCCAGAAAAAACCAGGAAGCCGGCATTGGAGTTATGGTTATATGAGAGAAGCGATGCTACATAGAGGAAGTATCCAAACCCGCCAAGCGAGAGAGTCAGGCGGAGGCCAATACGATTGGCAATGGAACCAGCGAAGAAGCCTACCACGGCAAACGTACTGTATAGCGCGGTGTTGGCCTTGTTAACATCGGTTGCATCGACTTGGCCACCACCCCCAAGACCACTCACAGCATTGAACATGCCagggcaaaggaaacaaacaaaggAGACCAGAACGAGCTGGGTCATCGGGTGTGCAAACCAGGGCAGTGTTAAAGGGCCAATCTTCCAGGGCTTGTACATCCATGGCTTCCCTGTGACGGAATCCTGACCAGCCTCGGGATCCGAAGTGGCGGCAGCAAACTCCTTCTCCGCAGGATTATCATCGCCAACTGTTGAGTTACCCATTGCTTGGAGGATGCAAGACGGGAATCTCTAAGGGCTGTGATAAGAAGCTGGGTAAGAGCTTGTTGGGAGAGCAGTAGTTCACTTCAAAGCGGTCAGTATCTGAAAATGGAATGTTCAAGATCAGTCAAATGCACAATAGTggatcaaagaaatattgaaaggggagaaagagagacaagaATGGAGGAGAGTTTGGTGGTGGTCAAGcttgaaaggaagagggatgaggaagaatgtaggaggaggaaaagggggggCAAATAGGTGGAGCAAGGTaaacagaaggaagagggagggaaggagaaCTTGGAGAAGGATACACACAtgaaaataaatgaaaaaaaaagggaagctACCGGAAGCAAGTGAATGGCAGGAACAAATCGAAGGGTATCATCAATGTGTAGgcaaaaaggaggaggaaaattAGGTCGGGTGGTTTTCCTGTTTGGAAATATAAGTATTATACAAAGAATTTGGAAGAACTCAAGTAGCACAGAATGACACCACAACACGAGCGGAGACAAAACAATGGAAGGAATGTTCAATGTTTGTTGTGATGTTGGGGGATCTCAATCTGGGgtaaggaagaagagggaaaaacGAAACAAATATGGAATATTAATAGCAGAATCCGATCAACCCCATATCTTATGTTTTACGCGGAGTATCTTAGGCTCGGGTCTTCAAAGTCGCATCCAGTCGGTGCTTGTGAACTTCAAATGATGTGTAGTTGTGGAGTGTAGTGTAGTGTAGTGTAGATAACCGGCGGATACCACCATAGATGACAACAATACTACATCTACGACTCGATAGTGGGGAGGAGAGACAAAGTCATAATTCTCGAAGAAAAGCGAAGACATGACGCACCTTGATCTAATGTTGCGTTGACCCGGTATCAGTGTTTATGCACGATATCAGACAAGACCGATAATGTCGTGGAAATTTCCTTTCCACGAGTGTTGCAATCCAAGGataaggagggaaagaagcaaaaaaaaaaaaaaaaaaaaaaagaggaaaagagaaggagaaccgaAAGAATGAACCCTATAGAAGGAAGGGTAAAGCGGAGAATCAGTCCAAGAACTGCCTAGGAATCGACAACCACAGTTCTGATCTCTTGCTCTCCACGACTCCAGTGGAAATTGCGGAGAAACTGCAGCGAATGAAGAGATTGCCGATCGGGAAATAAGAGTCCCGAATTCGCGAAACAATTTTGGTAAAtaacaaaagaagaaactaGCCCTAAAACAAAGATGAGGTcgaaatggaaatggaaatgatTGAGTaacaggaaaagagaggttttttaaaaaaaaaaaaaaattgaaaaagcaTTTCAAGATtaagaagaatgaaaatttTAGGGGGAAAATAGTTATGTCTCAGTCACTGAGTCGCGTGttcattcattgatcttTTTTAGCACTATTTAGCCTCATAGCCTagtctctttttttttttattattatatatatatgtattcGGTGCTATCTCTGATAAAGAGAATGAATTCATTGCCGAGATATACAAGAGTGATGAAGGGAG
This window of the Aspergillus oryzae RIB40 DNA, chromosome 8 genome carries:
- a CDS encoding S10 family peptidase (carboxypeptidase C (cathepsin A)), coding for MRGYEFLSVLPLVAASWALPGSTPASVGRRQLPKNPTGVKTLTTANNVTIRYKEPGAEGVCETTPGVKSYSGYVDTSPESHTFFWFFEARHNPETAPITLWLNGGPGSDSLIGLFEELGPCHVNSTFDDYINPHSWNEVSNLLFLSQPLGVGFSYSDTVDGSINPVTGVVENSSFAGVQGRYPTIDATLIDTTNLAAEAAWEILQGFLSGLPSLDSRVQSKDFSLWTESYGGHYGPAFFNHFYEQNERIANGSVNGVQLNFNSLGIINGIIDEAIQAPYYPEFAVNNTYGIKAVNETVYNYMKFANQMPNGCQDLISTCKQTNRTALADYALCAEATNMCRDNVEGPYYAFAGRGVYDIRHPYDDPTPPSYYNKFLAKDSVMDAIGVNINYTQSNNDVYYAFQQTGDFVWPNFIEDLEEILALPVRVSLIYGDADYICNWFGGQAVSLAANYSQAAQFRSAGYTPLKVNGVEYGETREYGNFSFTRVYEAGHEVPYYQPIASLQLFNRTIFGWDIAEGQKKIWPSYKTNGTATATHTQSSVPLPTATSMSSVGMA
- a CDS encoding unc-93 family MFS transporter (uncharacterized conserved protein), encoding MGNSTVGDDNPAEKEFAAATSDPEAGQDSVTGKPWMYKPWKIGPLTLPWFAHPMTQLVLVSFVCFLCPGMFNAVSGLGGGGQVDATDVNKANTALYSTFAVVGFFAGSIANRIGLRLTLSLGGFGYFLYVASLLSYNHNSNAGFLVFSGALLGVCAGLLWCAQGAVMMSYPREHEKGKYICIFWVIFNLGGVIGSLVPLGQNLHSTAGRVNDGTYIAFMVLMAVGFVLAWGLSDSKYIMRSDRSRVIVMKNPSWKSEFKGLLDTLRSDYYIVLMFPLFLSSNWFYGYHFNSVNGAYFNVRTRSLNSCLYWLMQMVGAFVFGFTLDMKFFSRSMRAKINFVLLFLLTLGVWGGGYAFQRQYTRADAPLDTDWSDSGYVGPMFLYMFYGFYDAAFQTCAYWFMGSLTNNARKLANFAGFYKGIQSAGAAGMWALDLDKAPFMTELASCWGLLLGSLLVASPIIFFKIKDHVDIEEDLKFSDETAHDVMGNIPMEEQTSGKKEEKRESVA